AGCGAGAAACAGGGCTGATTTGTGCCAAGCATTTCACTAATGTAATTGATGAGCATGGTTTAGCAGTAGATCCAGAAACGGGAAAAGTAATTCCGGCACGAGGAAAAGTAGAACGAACTCACACAACGGTATTTGCAGGGAGGACAGCAAAAGAATTATGTGTGCAAATATTTGAACAAACAAAGCCCTGTCCCGTAACTCAGCTAAACCATGCAGCTTATTTAGGTCGAGAATTTGTTCGTGCTGAGATTGCTTTGGTGACAGGGCAAGAGTATGTTCAAGATTAGTTGGAATTTGTTAATAGTTAGTAGTTAGTAGATAGTAGTTCATCACCACTAACCACTAACCACTAACCACTAACCACTAACCATTACCATCAGAAGATGATGGTTGAATAGCTAGGTAAATGTAATAAGTCGCCATTGGGATGACAGTGGCAGCAATTAAAAGTCCCACTATCCAGGCGATCGCATTGCCTTTGTCGGCTTCTTCTGTTTTCCCAAAGGTGCCTTCTACCTGTACTTTTTCCACTATTTGGGGTGGACCAGGATCAGGTTCACCAGAAAGTACAGCTACTAAGCGATCGCTAGCATCTAAAAATGCTTGATTATATTTGTCACCTTCTCGTAGAGGTGCCATTAGGGTTTCATCTGTCACACTTTTGGCAATTTCGTCTGTAAGTAAAGACTTGACGCGATCGCCACTGACAATGGCAGCACCGTTAGTAACGGTATCAATCATTAATAAAGTTTGATTGGCTTGTGCTTCTGTTGTCGGAAACCATTTTTCAAATAATGCTTTCGTAAAACTTTCTGGGGTTTCACCATAATCTAATCGACGTACTGTAACAAATCTAACTTCATTCCCAGTTTGCTTCGCTAAATCCTCTAAGGCACTACTAATTTTGCCTTCATTAATACGACTAAGGACTTCAGCTTGGTCTACAACCCAAGTATTGGGTGTAAATTTGGGCATTTCATATACACCTGTAGCAAAAGCTGGTGTAGCAAAAAATGCAGAAACCATCAGCAGAAGGACGGCAGTCGCTACAATGGGGGGAACCCCCGCAACGCGCTGCCTCCAGAAGGCAGAAATTCTAAATCCTTCTGATTTTGACATTATCCATTGGATATATTTTTTCCAATTCAATAATTGGCAGAGGATCTGTTTCATTGGAGTAATGTTATGGATAAAGACAGGCTTTCACCAAAAATACTACATAAATATAGGACAAGTCTCATCTTTTGCCAGAGTCTTTAACAGTTAGCAGTTATCAGTTATCAGTTACCTGGGAAAACACCACACCAATTGCTGTCAGGCCTTGTTGGTAAGGATTCTGTCTGCTTCCCCTTTAACTAAACCTCTCTATTTTCTTAACGGCTGCCAAGATAAATGCGATCGCTTTGATTATTTTTACCCCTAAAAACCTGATTTAGGTACATATTAGACCTTTTGCAAAAATATTTTTACCCCACCCTAACCTTAAGCGATTTCACTTAGGCAACAAAATCTTCCCTCCGTTCACGGGGGATTGAGGGGGGTTTATTCAACTTTTGCAAGAGGTCTATTTTATTACTTTTCAAGTTGATTTTATCCATTTTCTGGGTATGCGATCGCTGTCATTAGATCACTACTTGCTGTCGTTCAATTACAAGATGATGTTGTTAGATCGCAACTTGCTGCTATTAAGAATCCAGTTGGAGTCAGAACAAGATTGATCACCAATCTAAGCTAAAATTAACTTCAGCATTGCATGAGGATTGCTAACTTACCCAACAAATCCTTGAGCTAATGCTTCAGCGTTATACGATTTAAAATCATTCCGCTCAATTGTTTTACAAATATTAAAAAGTGTGCAATTTATAGCTTTTATTAAATTTGAGTAAGTGGCTACTCCTAGTCAAGTAAAAATAAACCGTTTGGATGCAAATTTATGGACAGCAAAATTCTCTTGCTCTCAAAGCTGTATATAAATCTTGGTCTGCTGCCAGTTCATATAGGTGGGACAATTAACTGGTAAACTACCACCTACATGACATTATATTAGTTTGTGGTGTTTTGTTTTCTCTTCATCTGTTATAAATAGATAGACGTGACAAAATATAATTTGATGTGAGCATAGATGATTGTTGTTTATTGCTTGAGAAACAAACAGTTATTAGTATTTTTGACATTATCAGCTTGATTTATGCTAATTTCTTTCATCAGCATACGAAAATATTTGTATTTTTAATGATTCAT
Above is a genomic segment from Fischerella sp. JS2 containing:
- a CDS encoding DUF4346 domain-containing protein — encoded protein: MGLKLEDITQIDDKLSQRHIDLDPGGYFIIYLERETGLICAKHFTNVIDEHGLAVDPETGKVIPARGKVERTHTTVFAGRTAKELCVQIFEQTKPCPVTQLNHAAYLGREFVRAEIALVTGQEYVQD
- the psb32 gene encoding photosystem II repair protein Psb32, which gives rise to MSKSEGFRISAFWRQRVAGVPPIVATAVLLLMVSAFFATPAFATGVYEMPKFTPNTWVVDQAEVLSRINEGKISSALEDLAKQTGNEVRFVTVRRLDYGETPESFTKALFEKWFPTTEAQANQTLLMIDTVTNGAAIVSGDRVKSLLTDEIAKSVTDETLMAPLREGDKYNQAFLDASDRLVAVLSGEPDPGPPQIVEKVQVEGTFGKTEEADKGNAIAWIVGLLIAATVIPMATYYIYLAIQPSSSDGNG